The DNA sequence aaatattttaattaaattttaaaatactaaaaataaagtgtaaaaaataaaaaatttattaaaaatttaatttatcaaattaaatcgaatcagaccagttcagtttgattcaatttcttatcaaaatcaattcagttcgattttaataaatattaaaattttaatttttagttcattcggttcaattcgattttaaattaaatcgaccGAATACTCACTACTCACATACGCAAATAAAACAAATTATGCATAATTTACCATCAAAATCAAACAAATTTCAATAACTGCAAAGGAAAACAATGAATTTGAGAAATCACAACATATATCATGGGACGGGAAGGCAAATTAAAGAACATGAGTCTCCCCTCTCAAACCTTTCTTGGCTTACGCATTAAGCTCTCTTGATAAATTGGTGAAAGGGGATAGCTTAAGGGACCAGCGCCACCCATAATATCTTGTGATTCGGgtgagaaaaaattaaaaatgcgcATTTTGAtggtaaatatatttaattgaatagttaatatttaaaaaatatataaataaattaggcTTTCTaatgaatttcaaaaaaaaatttaaaacaaaattttttaattaattattttttattgacctTCAAAATATAcataatagtaatatttttaagattttgaGGGGACATGTGGTGAAAAACATATGGCTTCGTGGCTGCGGATGGAGATGGCCAACTTGTTGTGTGTATTCCTAAGTACACAACAAATTGCATTTGATGGCACGTCGAATCTCCAGCGCAGCATATGCAGTGGCTTCTAAAATAATTATGTCAACTtcattccttccttttcaagcctTTCTAAACTGCTAAAGCATAACAGCTCACATTGATCAGAGATGGAAACACTAGCCTCAGAGATGGGGAACCGAAATCGGCTCGTTAGACTTAAACTGTCTAATTAATCATGTAAGAGAACCATTCATTGTACATACCTCTGCTAATCATTCCATGGTCAGAAAAGCGATGCACGGATCAATTACGTGCCTGAACAATTAAGGTTGTCTAATTAAAATGAGTGGGTTTTGGATGCAGGCCAACCCCACTAATTTTGTtttgaattttcaaaaaattgcaTTGATATTGATATTGGAAAACTGATATTTTCATTATTTGGCCATGGGAACTTGAATCCAAAGTCTTTGTAGTTCAGACTCTTGACGCACGCCTGTGGGGAAAGCATATTGTAGTTTTAGACCATCCCCAATTTTAGACCTGGCCTTGGGGCTCtaattttcttttagttttgcGGCGGATTGCCTGGAATTCTCGCTTTCACATTGCAGAGAAATATGTGCTGTGATTTTCGCCTAAAAACTTGTGAAGCATGTGGAAACTAATGCTAGAAAAATCAATCTCACCTGATTTCTCGCAGGAAATGACAATGTTTATTCTCTCCCTTAGACTTCTTTCactgtttaaatgttttttacTCTTGAAAAACAAAACTAGATATATATTGCCACCAAAGAATCCATTATATAGTAGACAATTAACTATACTCCAGCCCACCGAATTAAGCAAAACGTGAATCTAAAGGATCCagtcaaaattttcttttatgctTGATTTTGGATGGCTTGTGTTGGAATTGAATCTTCTGCTTTAAACTAACACAAGCAAAGCATCAAAGCTTCTACTTGCCCTTTTCTTTGTCGTCATATTGTATGTCGTTTTTCTATAAAGCCCacttttccaaagcaaatagGAATCATGATCTTAAAAGAAAACAAAGTAAAAGTACACACCAAATTGGTTTGTTACTAGTCAAATAACtcgaaattaatttaaattaaatgaattaaattgttataaattactataattaaatagactaaaattttattaaaaattaaaaaaataattaattaaattattataatctaaacaaattttataaattaaattatttttcggtAAAATAACAGGAACTAAATTGCACAATGAATATGGAGTATCCATGTCAACGTTTAGGCCCATCAATGAGGAGGACCCACATTACCTAAATGGCCCAGAAATTTAGAATTTGACAAATTCCGATGAGCAAACGCTTGTGCATTCCATGCCAGGCATGGAAAGACACCAAAACTCCAAACCTTCTAATCCCAAGTCACCGTCCTACACCTACCGCCACCTTCCTCCACATCTTAATAagtcaaaattttttataccCTTCAAAGCCGTGTTCACACTGGCACATGTCTCTTtctgatattattattattaattaattaattaattaattaatttttttgcaaGATCCACCATGAGTTGTGCATCACCCCCTCATCACATCTCAAAAGCTTTAACCCTTTACCAGACAAAATTATAGTCCCTTCTTAGAATCATCGATCACTAttcaaaatagtaaaattttgatttattcacacaattttttaatcaaatccAGTTGTCATTTAGCCTGATCTAATCAAATGTGTAATGGGTTAGAGCTGGAATTTAATGGGGAagatagaaagaaaaagaaagattgccgctttattagaaaaaacaaaattaagGAACTTACCAAATTTAAAGCACACCAATTTTAAGTCGTAAATCATGATGGTCTGTTGATATGTGTTGTGTTCATACTTGGCTCGCAGATTCTTTGAAAAGCCCACAAAGAAGAAGACTTTACCATTgcttctctttctttgtttttgCGTCTTCCCTTCAACTCTTTTCTTGTTTCTTCTTACTCTTATTCATATATGAAACTCTCTTCTCCTCTACCCAACCCAGAAAATTACTCCTTTCTCTATACCTTGTTGCCTTCCTCGTTCAGCCAAATGAATGAATCCAACATCTTCATGAAGCAGCAAAGAAAAGATAGACAAGAAAGCAATGAGGATGACGCCAATTCGTTTGAAGAAGACAGCAATAACAGTAGCAGCAACAAGAAGAGAAAACAGTTGAAGGGTATAATCACATCATTGATGTTGATGGACGAGCAAGGAAACTGCGATCATGAAGAACAAAACAAGGCTTCGTGTCAGGAGAAGCAATTGCTTGAAGCCAACCATAAGAAAAAGGCTAGAACAATGGTCGAATAttattcaaatcttcaagattacTACGCAGGAAATGAAGAAACGGATCGAATCAAGCGCAAGAAGTCACGGGCAGTTGCTGGTGCTGTCTCCGATGGAGATGTAAAGCAAGGAACTGGAGGTCAACAGAGACGATTATGGGTGAAAGACAGGGACAAAGAATGGTGGGATGAATGCAATAGACCAGATTATCCGGATGAGGAGTTCAAGCAAGCGTTTAGAATGAGCAAAGCTACTTTTGACATGATCTGCGATGAGCTGCATTCATTTATCGCCAAAGAGGATACAACTTTGCGAACCGCCATTCCTGTGAAGCAAAGAGTTGCAGTCTGCATTTGGAGATTAGCCACTGGTGAACCTCTCAGACTCGTATCTAAGAGGTTTGGCTTAGGAATTTCCACTTGCCATAAACTGGTTCTTGAAGTTTGTTCTgctataaaaaatgttttaatgcccAAGTATCTGCAATGGCCTGATGAGGTTCCTTTGAAGAAGATAAAAAATGAGTTTGAATCAATTTCTGGGATACCAAATGTTGCGGGGTCGATGTATACAACTCATATTCCAATTATAGCTCCAAAGATCAGCGTTGCAGCTTATTTTAACAAGAGACACACTGAGAGGAATCAGAAAACATCCTACTCCATTACTGTTCAAGGCGTCGTTGACCCAAGAGGAGTCTTCACTGATGTCTGCATTGGCTGGCCTGGTTCAATGCCTGATGATCAGGTGCTGGAGAAGTCTGCCTTGTATCAACGAGCCAATGGAGGCCTTCTGGAGGGCGACTGGATTGTTGGGAGTTCAGGGTACCCTTTAATGGATTGGATTTTGGTGCCTTACACACAGCAACATTTGACATGGACTCAGCATGCATTCAATGAGAAGATTGGGGAAATTCAAAAGGTTGCTAAGGTTGCTTTTACAAGATTGAAAGGGAGGTGGAGTTGCTTGCAGAAAAGAACAGAGGTGAAACTACAGGAATTGCCTGTGGTTCTTGGAGCGTGCTGTGTGTTGCATAATATATGTGAAATGCGTAAAGAAGAACTGGATCCAAAGCTGAATGTTGAGCTTGTTGATGATGAAATGGTGCCTGAGGTTGCTTTGAGATCAGCCAAATCAATGAAGGCCAGAGATTCCATTGCTCATAATCTCTTGCACCATTGCCATGCAGGCACTGGTTTTCTCTAATTCAAAAAGTTTCATTCCCTTTGAGATTGAAAttctttgcttttttttttttatatatagttaTATTGTAGAATAACACAATTGTTATTCATCCCCCCAAACAAATAGTTGATAGCAGCTTTTATAGGTTAAAGTTACATATAGGTCACAGAAACATCAAGTAACCTTAATTACTGAGATTCAAAATAAAGATGGATGAAATTTGACTTTGTAATATTCCTTTGACATGACTCTTGTTGATAGTAGTGATGTCCAATCTTAAGAATGTTTGTTCCATGACTCTCACTTCTCTGTTTACTTGTAATCTTTGGCTTCATTATTAGTAAAGATCTTCAGGAGAGTTGTTGGGAATGAAACTGCATGACTTGGAAAATTCAAGTCATTCTTGTTTCTCATTTCTTGTGATTGTTACCTTCAAGATGTCAAACTATGATGCTGATTCTTTTTCTGGATCTTTAAATATGCTGATATTTTCTACAGTGAATGGTTAGCTGATCATTTTGATATCGAATGAATGGTTCGGCACGCTTTTTTTGCGATTTATATATGGATTTTTACGTTAAGAACTAATTTCTTAGTCTTTCAAATTTATAAAGTCTAAATAACCGgttttaaatatataagaatAATAGGTTTCACTAAATTATATGGACTAAATTCTAGTTTAGCCTTTATATTCCATTGTCTATATTTTCAATGTCAGACTtttaaactcaattcatttcccAACAGTTTTCCTAGACCTTGGAGCCTATTGAAATTCTGTCTGATATTGTATTTCCTGTATCTTCAGTTTTCAAGAAAACCAAGTACATCTGTTTTTGTTTGTTTAGTATATGCATGATCTTGGTCTTGTGTTGTGTATCAGTTTGAGTTCATTGATCTTTAGCACCTTACCATAGTCCTTTTGAAGAACAGAGAACTTATGTTTGTCGAGCTTTAAGAAGCGGCAACTACAAGTTTCAAATCAGTTCAATAATCAAATCTTAAAGAAACAAAACACAAAGATTCATTTGATCCTCATTCAAGGCTGCAGGAGTCCATCGGATTCGTTTTCTTGGAGACATAAGTGTTATGCCATTAAGACAGTTATTTCATTTTGATTTGGTTGAATTTTCAAGATAAAATCAGTCACGACTTAACTTTACACAAATTGACTAAGTGTGGTTCAGTTCAGTTTGTTGATTGGGTTTTGGATCGGACGCCCAGGCTCAGCTCAAGTTGAGCACTTTCCAGTTTGGACTCTAATCTGGCACAGTCTTACTGCAGCTTTGGATCTTGGAAGTTTCAGGTGATCTGTCTCTCCCCTAGAGTTTTCTTTTATTGGGCGTTAAGTCTTTCTTTTCTTATGGGCTAGATTTTAGAAATGGGCCATTATCTGTTTTttcgttttttaatttttgtaattagGCTCGGAGTCTCGTACCTGTTCCtccattaatgaaataaaactaAAGTTTAATATTTGTTCAATTCgatattgaataaattaaaaattaaaaatttaatatttaaaaaaattaaattaaattaattttgatgaaaaattaaatcaaatcgaattgatctGATTaagtttgatttaaatttttaataaattttttattttttacactttatttttattattttaaaatttaattaaaatattttaattttaatataatttaatttttatattattaaaaataatatattattattatttatcaattcaatttaattttttaatttttttaattaaaatcgaatcgaattgaaataattaaaatttttaaaattaaaaatgtttttttttctaaataaaataatattttgattagaaaaaacaCTAGTTTAATTATTGCTCATTGTAGAGTGGTATCTAAATTTGTATTCTTGGCTTGTCCTTTTTAGGACACATCTCTAAAACCCATCCAAGCCAACAGCTGTTCAGACAGCTCCTTCAAAActgcttcctttctttatttcccAGCAAAAGAGACAGCCCACAGAaaagtatttaaataaaatattattcaattatttaatattgaagaaatttataaaaattaatgaatgattagtattttattgatataaaatttttaaaaaataatattttcaaaattataataaaattattataattatacgtAAATTTACAGGAAGtaaattatacttaaaatttttaaaaattgtaagGAAGAAGCCAAAAAgtataaatatttcattttacaGGAAGTAAATTATacgtaaaattaaaattataagtattaaataatataaaaattaaatatgactaatgggttttttaataaaaaattaatttttataaaatattttctttattctataattttaatcactttattttttatacatattaaaaaaataattttttattatatttattttaaaaatattaaattttattaaatattaaaaaatattttgacaattaataattaactattttaaagataaaataaaataaaattataatagtgaatttatatattaattatatataaaaaattaataataattttagaataataaataaaaaaataaaaaaatttataagaaaaaatataaaaatattttaattgaataaattttaaatgtggactaatctgaaaattttttaaaaatttagacatatggtaatattttttaaaaaaataagtatttaGTTTAAATCATGTTAATTGATTATCAAACTAGTTTCACGCCTGAtgttgtattttaaaaatattaaggtaattaatat is a window from the Manihot esculenta cultivar AM560-2 chromosome 16, M.esculenta_v8, whole genome shotgun sequence genome containing:
- the LOC110602892 gene encoding protein ALP1-like, translated to MKLSSPLPNPENYSFLYTLLPSSFSQMNESNIFMKQQRKDRQESNEDDANSFEEDSNNSSSNKKRKQLKGIITSLMLMDEQGNCDHEEQNKASCQEKQLLEANHKKKARTMVEYYSNLQDYYAGNEETDRIKRKKSRAVAGAVSDGDVKQGTGGQQRRLWVKDRDKEWWDECNRPDYPDEEFKQAFRMSKATFDMICDELHSFIAKEDTTLRTAIPVKQRVAVCIWRLATGEPLRLVSKRFGLGISTCHKLVLEVCSAIKNVLMPKYLQWPDEVPLKKIKNEFESISGIPNVAGSMYTTHIPIIAPKISVAAYFNKRHTERNQKTSYSITVQGVVDPRGVFTDVCIGWPGSMPDDQVLEKSALYQRANGGLLEGDWIVGSSGYPLMDWILVPYTQQHLTWTQHAFNEKIGEIQKVAKVAFTRLKGRWSCLQKRTEVKLQELPVVLGACCVLHNICEMRKEELDPKLNVELVDDEMVPEVALRSAKSMKARDSIAHNLLHHCHAGTGFL